Within Acidobacteriota bacterium, the genomic segment CTGCGGGCGGGGCGATATCCTGCCGCCCCGTCAAGCTCAGCTTGCGGCACCCGGGCGATCCCGCCGCAATCAGGCGTTGACAGTTTTCACCGAGTGGTGTATTTAGTTTCCGTTCTTCGGTTTCTCAATCAATGGCAGCCCGCGGGAGTCAAACGATGGGATTCAGATGGTCCGGGTTCCTTTTCCTTCTGCTGGTCCTGTGCGGAGGTACGTCCCTGACCGCCGGGGAGATCGTCATCGACGGCGACGAGGAGGTCCGGACCCTGCACTGCGACGGTGACACGGTGAGGGTCAGCGGCAACGAAAACCGGATCACCCTCCTGGGACGGGTGGCGAAACTGGTGGTTTCCGGCCACGAGAACGAGGTCCGGGTGGAAGCGGTCGGGGCCATCACCGTGTCCGGCTTCGACCATCGGGTGGTCTGGGAGAGGGGTATCGGCAAGGACACCCCCGTTGTTTCCAACCTGGGCCAGGGGTGCACGGTGGAGCAGGGGCCCGTCCGGGAGAAGGGCGGCGGCACTGCCGACGGATGACGAGGACGCCGCGCGTCTTTCTTTTCAACCGGGGCGCGACGGCAGGCAGTGGGGCGTTTGGACGGAGGCGGGATGGCGAGGGACATCACCAAGAACCTCAAACTGGCCGAAAACTTC encodes:
- a CDS encoding DUF3060 domain-containing protein, with product MGFRWSGFLFLLLVLCGGTSLTAGEIVIDGDEEVRTLHCDGDTVRVSGNENRITLLGRVAKLVVSGHENEVRVEAVGAITVSGFDHRVVWERGIGKDTPVVSNLGQGCTVEQGPVREKGGGTADG